TTCGCGGCATACGTGCGAGACGGCTTGTCAATGCCCCGCCGAGGGAGGCACCTTCCCCGCATGGTCCACGCGATTTTCGACAATGCCGAGAAAGCCCGGAACGCCCTCGCCGAGGCGTTCGCGCAAGCAACGCGGGCCGTCGTCTTCACCGGCGCGGGCATCTCCACCGAATCCGGCATCCCCGACTTCCGTTCCGCCGGCGGGATCTGGAGCCGGATGGAGCCGATCCTCTACGACACCTTCGTCACGTCCGAGGAGGCGCGCCTGGAAGACTGGCGCCGCCGCTTCGACATGGCCGAGCGCTTCGCCGCCGCCCGGCCCAACGGCGCGCACGAGGCGATCGCCCACCTCGCCACGGCCGGCCCCGTGTCCCTGGTGGTCACGCAGAACATCGACGGACTGCATTCCCGCGCCGGGGTCCCACCCGAAAAACTGGTCGAACTGCATGGCGCGGGCGACCACGCGACCTGCCTGGAATGCGGCACGCGCCACGAAATCAGCTTTGCGCAAGATCAGATTGCGAAAACAGGCATGTCGCCACGTTGCACCGTGTGCGGCGGGCTCCTCAAGGCGGCGATCATCTCGTTCGGCCAGGCCATGCCCGAAGACGACCTGGAGCGCGCGATGAAGGAATCGGTGATGGCGGATCTGTTCGTGGCGGCGGGAACGTCGCTGGTGGTCTACCCGGCGGCCGCGCTGCCGCAGATGGCGAAAGAGGCCGGCGCACGGCTGATCATCTGCTCACGCGACCCCACGGATCAGGATCAGGAGGCCGATCTCCTCGTGCGCACGCCGCTCGCGGAAACGATGGGTCCACTCAAACAGATGAAATTTGCTTAAAATCGTGTGTCTTAGGCGCAACACGGTCTCGCGAAGATGCGAAAACCTGTCGCCTAATCGGTGAATGAATGGTAACGTCCGATTCACGGATGCGCAAAGTGGCTACGGTAGTAGGTAACCGACGGGTATAGTGGTGAGCGACAACAAGCTGGTGCGATTTATCGAACAATACTCTGTCGAGGACCGCGTCGAGAAGCCATTCGATGGCCTCAACGACCTCACGGAAGTCTCCGGCAGCATCAAGTGGTTCGACGTTGGTAAGGGTTACGGTTTCATCGTCCCGGATGACGGTGGAGCGGACGTTCTGTTGCACGTCACCTGCTTACGCCGAGATGGTTACCAGAGTGCTTACGAAGGCGCTCGTGTCGTGTGCGAAGTTGTCACAGGTTCGAAAGGCCTTCAGGCCTTCCGTATCCTGTCGATGGACGAGTCGCAGGCCGCCCACCCCTCGCAGCTCCCCCCGTCGCGGACCAACATCCAGGTCTCGCCCGAGGGCCCGGCCGAGCTGGCGCGCGTCAAGTGGTTCAACCGCTCCAAGGGCTACGGCTTCCTCACCCGCGGAGACGGTACGCCCGACATCTTCGTCCACATGGAGACGCTGCGTCGCTTCGGCGTGACGGAACTGCGGCCCAACCAGGTCGTGAAGGTGCGCTTCGGCAACGGTCCCAAGGGACTGATGGCGGCGGAGATCCTGCCGGAAAGCGGCCACAACGTTCCGCAGTCGCATTAAGGTGCGCGCCCCCAAGGGGGCGGCCGGCGTCCTCCTCGCGCTCCTCGTCGGCGTCGCCAGCGCGGCGCCGGTCGCGGCCGAGACCGGCGCGCCCGCTGCCAACGCGTCGACCGCTGCTGCAACGCCGGCCGTCGCCGCCAACATGCTCGTCGCCGAGACCGGCAGCGGCGCGCACACCTTCACCATCGAGATCGCCGACGACCCGATCGAGCGCGCGCGCGGGCTGATGTTTCGCCAACAGATGGCGCACGATGCCGGCATGCTCTTCATCTTCGCCGACGAGAGCGAGCGGGCCTTCTGGATGAAGAACACCATCCTCCCGCTCGACATCGTCTACGCCGATGCGTCCGGCACCGTCGTCTCGATCGCCAAGGCCACCACACCCTTCTCGACCGAGAGCATCCCCTCGGACGGACCGGCGCAATTCGTGCTGGAGCTCAACGCCGGCGTCGCCGACCAGATCGGCCTGAAGCCGGGCGACCGCCTGGTCCACCGCCGGATCGTCGCGCCTTGACGGTGCGGCGACCGCGGTTCGCGTTGCCGAACGGCGCGTTGTTCGCTAGGAGATGACACAGTCGGGGCATAGCTCAGCCTGGTAGAGCACCGGTTTTGGGAACCGGGGGTCGTAAGTTCGAATCTTGCTGCCCCGACCATTGACAGAGCCGGCCGCGGAAGGCCGATCCGAGGAGCGTATGCGCGCACGTATCTTCAAACCGGCCCGGACCGCCATGCAATCGGGAACGCGGCGCACAAAGCGCTGGCGTATCGAGCTGGAGGATCTGGGCGAGCCCGAGATCGAGCCCTTGATGGGCTGGACCTCCGGCACCGACACCCGCCGTCAGGTCCGCCTGGATTTCCCGACCCGCGAAGCCGCCGTCGCCTACGCCGAAAAGCACGGCCTGGACTTCTGGGTGGAAGAAGAGAAGGAACACGAGCGGCGCACGATGGCCTACTCGGACAATTTCCGCACCGACCGCGCCGCCCCCTGGACACACTGACGCCACCACCCTGCCCGGCCCCGTAGCTCAGTTGGATAGAGCAACGGACTTCTAATCCGTAGGTCCCAGGTTCGAATCCTGGCGGGGTCGCCAATATTTTCAACAGGTTAGAGGGAAAGTCGGGCGACGGAAAAGCTAAGATTGTGCGCCAGATTGTGCGTAGTGTGTCCGCTACTTTTCGCTGGCAGCGCCCCTCGCACGCGCCCTTTCCCGCCCCAGCGCTGCACACCGCCGCGAACAGTATTTCGCCTCGCGCTACCCTTGAACGCGGCCTCGCAATTCTCACACTGATGGTCGAGCCCGCCCGCGTTCTGACAGGCGTGAGAGCAGAACCGTGCGCGGGCATCCATGCTCGGAGAAACCGGGTCGCCACACCGCTCACAAGGCGGACGATCCTTTTTCGCCTCTAGGACGGCGTCCTTCTCCAACTGGTGCAGGTACTCCACCTGACATCGCTTTGAGCAGTAGACGCGCTTTACCGCGTGCGGCTTGGCTCGGTCGATCGCCCCGCCACAGCGAGGGCAATAGTCACGGAAGTCGAGCGGCTGTGTCATAGGCGCGTTGGTCGTTGAACTGGTGAAGGCGTGCGAGGCGCATGTGATTGGCCGTGGCGCACAGCGTTCCGCAAAACTTGGTATGCTCGCCTGGCAGCGGCTTGTGGCACCTCACGCACCGGGTCCGCTCGATATGCGCACCAGCTCCTAGCTGCACGAAATCGGGTTGGCCTTCCGGCCACGTCGGCCGAACCGCGCCGATCATCGCCAATGCGCGAGATACGACGTCAGCGGCGATCGCGTCTGCCACGGGCCAGGCTTTCCCTTGAAGGCACAGCCTGGCCCGTAGTGCGTGTCGGATGGGCGCCTCCATCGCGAATTTTGACGGCGCGCCGCGGTCCATCGCCTCCTTCATGATCTCCGCGACGGACTCGGCCAGCATGCGCCGGCCGCGGTCGTTCAGCCTATGGGGCTTGTCGATCTGCGGAGCCGTCCATCCGGTGCGGGCAAGCATCTCATGCCCAGTCGATGAACTTGAGGCCGTCCTCTACCGCCTGCGGGTCCAACCCCGCTTCTTTTGCCTGTGCCAATGCCTGAACCATGGTGGAGAATGCACGCGCCCGTCCGCCCGCGTCAAACGCCTGGAGCGGACGAATCACATCAAGCGTCACCGTCGCGCCCAGCTTGTCGGTCGCCTCCTCGGCAATGGCCGCGGCGATCGGCTGGAGCACCCATTGCGCAAGGTGCCGTTGCGCCTCCCGGATCAGCGGCCCCTGTGCCGCCGCTCCCCACATCGCCGGCAACACGCCGTAGACCGCGCACACGCTCTCACGTGCGGCGGCAAGGCTTTCGGCCGTCATCGCCCGCTGAAGATCCGGGGTTAGGTCGTTCGGTCGCCAGTCCGCCTGCGGAGCCGGTCCGCCAGCCGCATGGACGTTCACACTCTCCCGCACCATCACCTTGCCCCGGATGCCTCGGAACTCCCGTGCAATGGCAGTCATGTCGGTTTCGGGCGCCTCGGGAAACGGGACGATCAGCGAGCCCACCGGGGCGTTGCTGTAGGTCTCGGCCAACGCAGATTCGAGCGCGTGCAACAGGTCGCTCGTGAGGCTCGCACGCTTCAGCGGCGCGCTACCGAACCAGGGGTTCACCGGGTCAGAACCGATGATGACGTGCAGCACCTCGGACGCCAGCGCGGTTCGGCTCGTCGCTCCGCCAACGTCGGGGATGCTGACCCGGTAGGCGCGCGGCCGGCCGTTTCGGGTGGACACGTCCCAGTCGGAGACAGGCAACAGGCCCTCGGCATCGACGACCATCACAGCCTCCCCCTTCAGCGCGAGGGAACGACCGATGCGAGCGAGGTTGCGGGTAGTGAGGAACGTCGTCCCTTCCACATCAGCCAGTGAAAGCCCGTGCTCCCACATGGACACACAGGACTGCACGGTGCCCGTCAGCTCGGCGAGGCCGCGTGTCCCGGAGATGTACGCCTCGCGCGCCTGGATCACGTGGGCGGTGTAGCCGGTCGCCCGCTTTTC
This portion of the Acuticoccus sp. I52.16.1 genome encodes:
- a CDS encoding Sir2 family NAD-dependent protein deacetylase, whose amino-acid sequence is MVHAIFDNAEKARNALAEAFAQATRAVVFTGAGISTESGIPDFRSAGGIWSRMEPILYDTFVTSEEARLEDWRRRFDMAERFAAARPNGAHEAIAHLATAGPVSLVVTQNIDGLHSRAGVPPEKLVELHGAGDHATCLECGTRHEISFAQDQIAKTGMSPRCTVCGGLLKAAIISFGQAMPEDDLERAMKESVMADLFVAAGTSLVVYPAAALPQMAKEAGARLIICSRDPTDQDQEADLLVRTPLAETMGPLKQMKFA
- a CDS encoding cold-shock protein; its protein translation is MEQYSVEDRVEKPFDGLNDLTEVSGSIKWFDVGKGYGFIVPDDGGADVLLHVTCLRRDGYQSAYEGARVVCEVVTGSKGLQAFRILSMDESQAAHPSQLPPSRTNIQVSPEGPAELARVKWFNRSKGYGFLTRGDGTPDIFVHMETLRRFGVTELRPNQVVKVRFGNGPKGLMAAEILPESGHNVPQSH
- a CDS encoding DUF192 domain-containing protein, giving the protein MRAPKGAAGVLLALLVGVASAAPVAAETGAPAANASTAAATPAVAANMLVAETGSGAHTFTIEIADDPIERARGLMFRQQMAHDAGMLFIFADESERAFWMKNTILPLDIVYADASGTVVSIAKATTPFSTESIPSDGPAQFVLELNAGVADQIGLKPGDRLVHRRIVAP
- a CDS encoding ETC complex I subunit, which codes for MRARIFKPARTAMQSGTRRTKRWRIELEDLGEPEIEPLMGWTSGTDTRRQVRLDFPTREAAVAYAEKHGLDFWVEEEKEHERRTMAYSDNFRTDRAAPWTH
- a CDS encoding phage portal protein, yielding MRWPWRKPETEKRATGYTAHVIQAREAYISGTRGLAELTGTVQSCVSMWEHGLSLADVEGTTFLTTRNLARIGRSLALKGEAVMVVDAEGLLPVSDWDVSTRNGRPRAYRVSIPDVGGATSRTALASEVLHVIIGSDPVNPWFGSAPLKRASLTSDLLHALESALAETYSNAPVGSLIVPFPEAPETDMTAIAREFRGIRGKVMVRESVNVHAAGGPAPQADWRPNDLTPDLQRAMTAESLAAARESVCAVYGVLPAMWGAAAQGPLIREAQRHLAQWVLQPIAAAIAEEATDKLGATVTLDVIRPLQAFDAGGRARAFSTMVQALAQAKEAGLDPQAVEDGLKFIDWA